The following nucleotide sequence is from Solidesulfovibrio carbinolicus.
TTGCGGCAATCTCGGCCACGACTCCGTGAGGCTGGGTGAACGCCAGCAGTTCCCGACGCGGCCAGCCGTAAAGAAGCTGCAGCAGCACTCGGTTGACCACGGCGTGGCCGACCACGGCCGCCGGTCCCCGGTCCAGGGACGGACGTATGGCCGTGAGCGCCTGTTCCACGCGCGCCTCGGCGTCGGCCAGGGATTCGCCGCCGGCCGGGCGGTCGGTCCAGTCCCGGCGCAGCGGCCGGTCCGGGGGGCAGACGTCGTGTCTGGGGCGGCCCTCGAAGATGCCGGCGGACAGTTCGGCCAACCCCGGGAGGATTTCCCAGGGAGCGCCGACCTC
It contains:
- a CDS encoding histidine phosphatase family protein; this translates as MILYLLRHAATQANRDGLVLGSSDPPALPDALAALATACRPLAGRGIRRIFASPLRRATASAAVLAREVGAPWEILPGLAELSAGIFEGRPRHDVCPPDRPLRRDWTDRPAGGESLADAEARVEQALTAIRPSLDRGPAAVVGHAVVNRVLLQLLYGWPRRELLAFTQPHGVVAEIAATGVVWLDPAPPGPGGRP